The region TAATGTCACGAGGAGAAACACAATTAAGTTCCTTCCATAATAAACCATATAAAGAGTTAATTACTTTTGTAGAAGATAGAGCTGGACACGATAGAAGATATGCTATTGATGCAACTAAGCTAGAAAATGAGCTTGGATGGAAAGCAGATGAAAATTTTGATACAGGTATTGTAAAAACTATTCAGTGGTATTTAAATAAATATAAAGGGTAAAGTATAATGAAAAAATGTATTGTTGTTTTAGGTATGCATAGAAGTGGTACTTCAGCTTTAACAGGAGTTCTTGATATTTGTGATATTAAACTTGGAAATAATATCATGGGGGAATCTGAATTTAATGCGAAAGGTCATTTTGAGAATCTTGAAATTGTTAATTTTAATGAAAAATTATTAGAAGAATTAAACAGTACATGGTATAGCCCTAATGGTGTCAACGAGGAACTGTATAAAGAGCTTTTAAATAATACTCACCTAATTAATAAAGCAAAAACATTAATCATACAAGAGTTTGGAGATAATGAGCTTATTGCTATAAAAGATCCAAGAATGTGCTTTTTATTTGATTTTTGGGAAAAAGTATTAACTGAACTTAATTATGAAATTGATGCAATTTTACTTTATAGAGAACCTTTAGATATTGCTAAATCCTTAGAAAGAAGAGATTATTTTGAATATGATTATTCTATTCTATTATGGTTAAAGTATGCAATTTATGCAGAAAAACTTTCAAGAAATCATAAAAGAATATTTCTTTCTTATAATCAATTACTAAATGATCCAGAGAGTGTATTAAAAATGATATTAGAAAATTTTAATATTGATGATGAAAATATTGACAAAAAAAGTTTATTAAATTTTGTTGATAAAAAATTACAAAATTCTCAAAGTGATACACTAAATGATATAAAATTGATTTCATATATTAAAAAATGTATCAAATTATATAAAGAAATTATAGAAAATGGCTATAAAGAAGAGTTTAAAAAAGATTTTGATGAAATATTTGATGATTTTAATATCACATCTAAATCTTATTTTAATAGTATAATTAAAACTATCCATTATAATGAATTTAATAAAGAGATAAAAGATAAAAAACTTCATAGAAAAATAAAGAACTTTTTAAAAAGAAATTCAGGAAAATAAATTATATCCATGAATAAAATTTCTAACTATCAATATAGCTTCACAGTTGTTCTTGATTTAGAGGGGTACAAACTTGAAGATTTGGAAAAACTCAAATTATCATTAGATAAGCAATGGATAAAAAATTTCAATCTGATTGTTTTAGAAAAAAATAAAGAAACTTTTGAACATTATAATGAAATTATAGAAAATGAAAAAAATGACTATATAATTTTTCTAAAAGAGTATGAATATATAGAAAACTCTTTTTTTTATGAGGTTTTAAAAGCAATAAATACTCAAGAGTATGATTTAATCTATACAAATGAAGATTTTATAAAAAACAATCAATTCATAGATGTAAGATATAAATCAAATATTTCAAAACAACTTATTTATAGTTTTAATTATATTGGTAAATCTTTGATTCTAAAAACTTCATTTTTAAAAAAAATCAAGGGTTTTGAAGCTTATAATTCAACTGAAAGTCTATTTTATGATCTAGTTTTAAAAGCTATTGAATCAACAACAAATATACATTTTATTGATTCTGTTTTGTTTCATCAAAATTTAGATTTAAAAAAGAATCATAATAGTGAGAACAATTTAGTTTTAGAAAACATGATAAATAGAACTAAGATTGATGTAGAAATTAAAGAAGGGTTAGTAGCTAATTCATATCATCTTAAATATTTAATAAAAAACAAACCCCTAATTTCAATAATAATCCCCTTTAAAGACCAAGGAAAACTGCTTCAAACTTGTCTTAATTCTATTATTAACTTATCTAGCTATGAGAATTTTGAAATAATTGGTATTTCAAATAATAGTAAAGAGAAAGAAACTTTTAGACAAATGGAAATATTTGAACAAAAAGATTCAAGAATAAAATTTATAGAATATAATGTACCTTTTAACTATTCACATATCAATAATTATGCTGTAAAAAACTATTCAAAAGGTGAACATATAGTTTTTTTGAATAATGATATTGAGATTATTTCTTCTGACTGGATTGAGGCATTACTTCAATACTCTCAGCAAGAAGAGATAGGATGTGTTGGAGCAAAACTTCTATATCCAAACAATACAATTCAACATTGTGGTATAAAAGTTGGGGGAGAAAATGTAGCCCAACATTTTTTAGCTCATTTAAAAATTGAAAATACAGGCTATGAATATAGGGAATCATTAGTTCAAAATGTTACTGCTGTTACTGCTGCTTGTATGATGATAAAAAAAACTCTTTTAGAAGAGATAGATTATTTTGATGAAAACTTAACAGTTGCATATAATGATGTTGATTTGTGTTTAAAAGCTATTAGAAAAGGTAAAACAAATGTTTTTACACCTTATTGTACAGCTTACCATTATGAATCAATCTCAAGGGGTTCAGATAAAAATGGTGAAAAATTAAAAAGACTTTTACAAGAACAAGCTATTTTAAAAAAGAATAACAAAGAGATATTAGAAAAAGAGGATTTATATATTACAGATAATATATTTAATCAAATGCAAGTACAAATTCATGATATAAAAAATAAAAGCATTTTAAAAAAAATAAGAATTTATTCTAAACCAATTAGAGAAAAAATAAAAAAACTATTTAAAGGTTGTAAATAATATGAATGAAAAATTGATTTCAGTTGCTATGTGCACTTATAATGGAGGAAAATATTTAAAAGAGCAATTAGATTCTATTATAAACCAAACTTACAAAAATATTGAGATTATTATATGTGATGATGGTTCCACAGATAATACAATTGAAATAATAAAAACCTACTCAAAAAAATATAGTTTCATTAAACTTTTTCAAAATGAAACAAATCTTGGCTTTGTAAAAAACTTTGAAAAATCTATCTCTTTATGTGAAGGTGATTATATTGCCCTTGCTGATCAAGATGATATCTGGAAAGTAAATAAACTAGAAGCATTTTTATGTGAGATAGGTGATAATTTACTTATCTATTCTGATGCAATAATAATGGATGGAGAAGGAACTATATCAAACAATGAACTGATAAGACCTAAAGGTAATTTAGTTAAAGGCAGATGTAATAAAGCTTTTTTATTTACTAATTGTGTATCAGGAAATACATTGATGTTCAAAAATGAACTTATAAAAGATATATTGCCTATTCCAGAAAAAATCACATATCATGATATATGGATAGCTTTTGTTGCTTCAAGTTTAGGAACAATAACTTTTACACAAGAAGCACTAACTTATTATAGAAGATATGCCGAACAAATAACAAGTACAAGAGAAAAAAACTATAAAAGTTTCATTGATAGATTCCAAACAAAAAAAGCTTCAAATTTAAAATCAGCTAAAGATATTATTGATAACCTAAGTATATTTGAAACCCTTGAGTATTTAGATAAAGATATTAAACTAATAATAAAAGAATCATTAATACACTTTAATGATTTTTCAAATAGCTATTTTAATTATAAATTATTCAAAATATTAAAAAAATATAAAGATGAAGTTTTTGCAATTAAAAAAGATAAAAAAAGATTAAAATATATTAGAAGAATAAGCTATGGGCTTAAAGCACATATAATCTCTTTATTTACCATCTAAAACAGATTTTATATCAAATGCTAAAGTTTGTTCTTTAAGTGTATTTAGAAACTTGTCAATATTTTCTTCTTTAAGTAAATAATTGTTTTTTGACATTTGTTTTAACATAAGTAAATTGATTTTTTCAGAATAATGTGTTAAATCTTTATAATTTGACAAATTGTGTGTTATATCTTTTTCAATTTGAAAATCAAATATTTTTATATTATTGTAATTTTTTAATCTATTGAAAATATATTTTTTAAAATCTAAATGGATACTCAAATAATCTGACATTTCCATAATTTTAAATTGTCCTATGGAATATGGAGGGAAAAAAAGATAAAAGTTTTTATCTGTATTATTTTGTATAAGGGGTAAAAAAACATTATCAAATCTATCTTTTAGAACATCTAGGGAATATAGATTTTTAGAAACTTTTTTGTTTGTTTTTAAATATGCAAATTGTAATTGGGTATTGTAATTCTTTTTTGTAAAACTCATATTGTATTCTTCTTGCCAAGAATATAACTTATTTAGATTATCAGAAACTTTATTTTTATCATAAGGATTAAGTAAAGACTTGTAAGAGTTTTTTAGAACATTAAAATTTAATAAATAGGTAAAATCATTGAAGAAATTATCATCATAAAGATATTCAGGAAAATCCTTATTTTTTTCAACAGGCTGTGATAAAAAACTAAATGCATATATATCTAAACCAAAAAGTATATTTTTTAATTTTTTATTATTTGATATTGCTGTTTCGAGTGTTTTTACCTCTTCGTGTATTTTTCCACCTCTTGTTGCAAGCTTTAATACTTTATTAAAACCTAAATAGTTTTCAATATCCTTTGCATAAAAATTTTCTACCATTGATGATCCAATTAAAACAGAATCATAATCATAGTTTTTTGCAAGTCCAGCATTTAAATACCTTGGTTTATCATCTAAAAAAGTATAAAGTGTAGCTTTTCTATATTGTTGAAATGGGTCAATTATATAATTAAATAATATTACAAGAAATAGAACCAATAAGGAAACAAATATAAGTAAAAATGCCCATTTTTTATTATTTATTTTTTTCGTCATCAACCCTAATCTCTTTTTTAAAATTAAAATCACTAAAAATAATATCAGAAGCTTTATATGACCAATGGGTATCATCTGGATAATATAAATCTTTTACTCCATCTTCCAATGCTTTACTCAATATATTTTTTGTATCTATAAAAATATATTTTTTAGGTAATTTTCTTAAGTTTTCAAAAAATACACTATTGGGAAGATTATTATCTTTTATATATTTAGAATACAAATTATATTTATCCGCAGCAGGCATAAAAATTAAAGTTATACCTTTTTTTTCTAGAATCTCTGCTAGTTTGTTAAAATTATCATTAAGTTTCTCTATGTTTTTCATTGTAGCTTTATAAAGTACATCAATATCTTCTTTGAAAAATAGTAATGAATTTTGATCTTTTGAGGTAAAAAAATCTTTTTTTAATTCTTTTTTATAACATTTTGTATTAAAAGCTCTATCATCAAAGTTATATAAAATATTATTCTTAACAGCTTTAAAGTTTTGATTATTTATAAATTTTATATTTTCATCTTTTCCTAAATAAGGGTTGCTAAGTCTATTAAATTCATTTATAGTTGAATCAAGTGGACGAGTTATATTAAAGTCTATATTATTTGCAAATCTTCCAATGGAAAATCTTTCTACTGATTCTATTAATATATATTTAGGATTTATTTGTTCAATCAATCCATTATTTGTAAGGGCTGTAATTGTTTCAATATAATTTAAACCAGAAAGTTGATTTAAGTTTAATACTGAAAAATTGTTATAAGTAGCTATATAGTCTTGATAAAAAGGATTAGTTCCTTGAGTTGCTGCATTTGAAAAAGAGTCTCCAATTGTTATCATATCAACATTTTGTTTTGTTTTATACCAAGTTACAAAATTTATATGTTCCTTAGGAAGATTAACACTTTTAGCAGATGGATAAGCTTGTCTAGGGAAAGAGCTATTAGCATATAAAGACATTCTACCTAAATCACCTGTATATATATCATCATGAACTAATAAAACATGACTAGTATACTTTATCCATGCAAAATAGTGAAAGCCTATTGTTAATAATAAAAGAACAACAAAACCAAGTACAAATTTTTTATATTTATTAATCAAATTTAACCTTTTTAAAAATTAATTCACTTGCCTTATATGACCAGTGTGTATCATCTGAATAGAATATATCTTTTTCACCTTTTTCTAAAGCTTCTAATAAAATTTTTTTAGTATCTATAAATTCATATTTTTTAGGTAATTTTCTTAAATATTCAAAGAAATTGCTCTTTGGATAAGCATCTTTGTTAATTAAATATTTAGAATATAAATCGTATTTATCAACAGCAGGCATAAAATAAAGCTTTATACCTTTTTTATTTAAAATTTCTGATAATTTATTGAAATTATCATTTAGAATTTTAATTTTTTCTTTTGTTATTAAACTTATATTATCCACATCTTCTTTTAAAAAAAGTAATGAGTTTTGATCTTTTGAAGTAAAAAAATCTTTTTTCATTTTTTCAATATATACTCCAGAAATTAAAGATTTATTAGTAAAAGTTAAATAAATATTGTTTCTTATTGCCTTGAAATTGTTTAAATTCAAAAATGAAAATAAACTATCATCTACAGCTTCTTCGTAACGTAAATTTGTTGATAGTTTTAATAGATTAAAAAGGTTTTCATCCTTTATTTCAAAATCTAATTTTTTAGCAAATCTACTTATACCATATCTTTCAACTGATTCTATTAATATATATTTAGGTTTCATTTTATCTAAATATCCCATGTTATTAAGTATCTGAACCACTTCTATATAATTATAAGCATCTAAATTTGCACCTTTTACTTTAAATAATCTTGGTATATTTAGTACTTTAATTTCATTAAAAGAAGCAATATAATCTTGATAAAATGGATTTAAGCCTTGTGTATCAGCATTTGAAAAAGAGTCACCAATTGTAATCATATCAATCTCTTTTTCATCCCAATTTACTATAGAGGTGTGTTTGTTTTTTAGATTGATTTTATTGGGATCAAAATAGGAAGGTCTAGGGAAAACACTATCAATCTTATATGATTTTCTTGTTAAGTCTCCTTTGTATACCAACTTATCATTTTGACGAACTTGTTTAGTAAATATGTTCCATACAAAAAAATGGAAAAGTAAAAAAAGAAATATTATTAACAAAAATATTTTTGTATAACTTTTATATATTTTCATATTATATATGGCTCTCTTTTTTTTCATAATTTGATTGGCTTATAACTACAGATAAAAATAATCCAAATAAAAGCATCATTTCATAGAAGAAAAACAGATCACAGGCAATAGCTACAAAGGTAAATACTAAACTTGTAATATATGAAATATATTTTATATGTTTATTTTTGATATCTACTTTAAATATAGAATAAAAAAGCATAACTAAAAGAAAAAGCCCTATTATTCCATTTGAGACTAATATTTCTAAATACATATTATGTAGCCGTCCAAACTTCCAAAAATCAATTATATTTTTATGTGGATAATTTGTTTCTAATAACCTTTTTTTAACATATTCTTCTTTATTACCCATTCCAACACCATATAATAAATATTTAGTTTCATAAATATAACTATATGCATTCCAAGATAAAAGTCTATTACCAACACTTGAATTTTTTATCTCTTTATTATAAATAATATTTTTGACATCTTTTATTCCAGCATTTATTCTTATGTTAAAGGTATTAATATTGTAATATGCAACTACAAATATAAAAAGAAGTGAACATACAAACAAAATAATCTTTTTAATATTATGTTTATAATAAATTAAAAGCAAAGAGCATAGGGTTAAAAACAGAGCAAATTGACCAGTTCGTCCTATTGATATAAAAAGATTAATACTCATTGTTATTAAAAAAAATATAAAAACACCGTAAATGTATCTATTTTTAATTTGTTTTAGTTTATATATTGATAATAAAATAGCAAAAGCGATATAAACACTATAGGTGATATGACTACCACTTAATTGGAAAGGAACAGGACTAAAGTGGCTACTTTTTGGTATTCCAGTACTCCAAAATTCAAAAAATATCCCATATGAGATAATTTCATTAATAAACATTGATATAAGAAAACTATAAATAATCATAGGAATATATTTAGTATTTAATGATGATACAATAATGATTATAGGTAAAATATAAAAATATATAAAAGATTTAAAAAAGAAATTTGTATCCCCATATACAGTATTTGGATAACTGTCACTCCATAAATAAGAGAGTAAAATAAAAGAAGACAAAAGTAAAACTGATTGAAACACCCTATTTTCTTTTAGAACTTTTATAATCAATTTTAATCTTTCATAATCAAAAGTTAAAATCCACAATAAAAACATAACTTTTACTAATTCTTTTGTTATTGTATATTCAAAAGGTATAATAAATGCGTAAAATACAATTAAATAATTTAATAAAAAGTTAATTTTTTCACGTATATTTACTATATTTTGATTAATACTAATCAAATTTTACCTTTTCAAATATGGTTCTACTTGCATTAAAAGACCAGTGAGTATCATCTGAATAAAAGATATCTTTTTTACCTTTTTCTAACTCTTCTAATAAGATTTTTTTTGTATCAATAAAAATATACTCTTTAGGTAAATCTCTTAAATACTCAAAAAATGTGCTTTTAGGATATTTATTATCAATAATATATTTTGAATATAAATTATATTTATCAACTGCTGGCATAAAATATAGTTTTATATTTTTTGTTTTTAAAAGTTTAGCAACTTTATTTATATTTTCATTCATAAGCTCTACATTTTTTTTAGTTGCCATATGTAGTCTTTTTAAATCATCTTTATAAGCTAAAAGTATATTGGAATCTTTTACTGAAAAAAACTCTTTAGTTAATTTTAACCTATATACATTTGATGAATATGCATTATCTTTAAAATTATAAAGGATGTTATACTTTAATGCATTTACATTAAGATTTGATATAAAACTGTTTATATTCTCTTTTGCTAAAGGACCACCTTGAAATTGATTTTTTGAATTATCCAATTTATTTTTAATCTCTTCATTTGATAAAGATAAAGTTAAATCAGTCTTCATTGTAAATCTTCTTATTGCTTCCCTTTCAACTGATTCAATTAAAACATAATCTACTTTTATTTTGTCAAAAAAACCATTATTGTAAAGGGCGATAATACTATTTAAATAGTTGTCATTTTTAGTTAATTGTTTTAAATTTAATACTCGAAAATCATTATATGAAGCGATATAATCTTGGTAATAAGTGTTTTTACCTGCTCCTCCACCATTTGAAAAAGAATCGCCTAAAGTAATTAGATCTGTATCTTTCCAATCCCATTCATGTGATTCCATATGTTTTTTAGGTAAAGTAACTTCTGAGACTCTAGGGAATAAACTATCTTTTAAATAAGACATTCTTCCTAAATCGCCTACATTATAGTTTTCAGGAAAAACATATTTTGTATAGATATTCCAAACAGTAAAGTGAAATAATATTAATAATACTAAAATCCCTATAAATCTATATGTAAACTTTCTATAATTAATCAAAATAATTCCTAGAAATTGAAATATAAGAACTCAGATAATTTATTCATATTTGAAACTGTGTAACAAATCAAAATAACACTATAAATTAGATACCAGATATTTGGTTTAAATGTATCTTTTAACTGCATTGCATTTTTCATAAATACTGTAATAATAAAAGCAACAGCAATCCAAGTAAAACTCTTATTGCCATCTATATGAATTAGCCATTGTCCAAACTCTACTCCATGCTCTTTTAAAAACTCTAACTTCTGAGCATATTTATCTGACATTACTATTCCATTTAAACCTACCATACCTTTTAACACTTTTACTGCATCTTCCCAGCTTAATGCTCTAAAGAACACCCATGTTATATTTATGAAGTTAAAGGTAATAAACCAGGCTAGGTATTTATTCATATTAAAGCCAAAGTCTTTCCAGATTCTATGTGTTACTAAAGCTATACCATGCAAGGCTCCCCAAGCTATAAATGTCCATCCTGCTCCATGCCAAAACCCTGACACTACTGCTACTGTAAACAGGTTTGTATATCCTCTTATATTTCCTTTTCTATTTCCACCCAATGGGATATAGATATAATCTCTCATAAATCTTCCTAAAGTTACATGCCATCTTCTCCAGAAGTCTTGTATATCCAAAGATTTATATGGTGAGTTAAAGTTTATTGGAAGTTTTATATTAAACAGCAGTGCTGCTCCCACTGCCATATCACAGTATCCACTAAAGTCAAAGTACAATTGGAAGGTATAAGAAAGTGATGTTGCCCATGCTTCAAACAGTTCTAATGTTACAGCGTTATCAAATCCTGCTGTTGCCCAGATTGCAAATTGGTCTGCTATTATTACTTTTTTAAACAATCCTATTGAGAATATAAACAATCCCATTGCTATATGTTTATAATTTTTTACCAGATTCCATCTACTTGCAAACTGTGGCATCATCTCTTTATGGTGTACAATTGGTCCTG is a window of Halarcobacter sp. DNA encoding:
- a CDS encoding glycosyltransferase gives rise to the protein MNKISNYQYSFTVVLDLEGYKLEDLEKLKLSLDKQWIKNFNLIVLEKNKETFEHYNEIIENEKNDYIIFLKEYEYIENSFFYEVLKAINTQEYDLIYTNEDFIKNNQFIDVRYKSNISKQLIYSFNYIGKSLILKTSFLKKIKGFEAYNSTESLFYDLVLKAIESTTNIHFIDSVLFHQNLDLKKNHNSENNLVLENMINRTKIDVEIKEGLVANSYHLKYLIKNKPLISIIIPFKDQGKLLQTCLNSIINLSSYENFEIIGISNNSKEKETFRQMEIFEQKDSRIKFIEYNVPFNYSHINNYAVKNYSKGEHIVFLNNDIEIISSDWIEALLQYSQQEEIGCVGAKLLYPNNTIQHCGIKVGGENVAQHFLAHLKIENTGYEYRESLVQNVTAVTAACMMIKKTLLEEIDYFDENLTVAYNDVDLCLKAIRKGKTNVFTPYCTAYHYESISRGSDKNGEKLKRLLQEQAILKKNNKEILEKEDLYITDNIFNQMQVQIHDIKNKSILKKIRIYSKPIREKIKKLFKGCK
- a CDS encoding glycosyltransferase family 2 protein; protein product: MNEKLISVAMCTYNGGKYLKEQLDSIINQTYKNIEIIICDDGSTDNTIEIIKTYSKKYSFIKLFQNETNLGFVKNFEKSISLCEGDYIALADQDDIWKVNKLEAFLCEIGDNLLIYSDAIIMDGEGTISNNELIRPKGNLVKGRCNKAFLFTNCVSGNTLMFKNELIKDILPIPEKITYHDIWIAFVASSLGTITFTQEALTYYRRYAEQITSTREKNYKSFIDRFQTKKASNLKSAKDIIDNLSIFETLEYLDKDIKLIIKESLIHFNDFSNSYFNYKLFKILKKYKDEVFAIKKDKKRLKYIRRISYGLKAHIISLFTI
- a CDS encoding alginate O-acetyltransferase AlgX-related protein, yielding MINKYKKFVLGFVVLLLLTIGFHYFAWIKYTSHVLLVHDDIYTGDLGRMSLYANSSFPRQAYPSAKSVNLPKEHINFVTWYKTKQNVDMITIGDSFSNAATQGTNPFYQDYIATYNNFSVLNLNQLSGLNYIETITALTNNGLIEQINPKYILIESVERFSIGRFANNIDFNITRPLDSTINEFNRLSNPYLGKDENIKFINNQNFKAVKNNILYNFDDRAFNTKCYKKELKKDFFTSKDQNSLLFFKEDIDVLYKATMKNIEKLNDNFNKLAEILEKKGITLIFMPAADKYNLYSKYIKDNNLPNSVFFENLRKLPKKYIFIDTKNILSKALEDGVKDLYYPDDTHWSYKASDIIFSDFNFKKEIRVDDEKNK
- a CDS encoding O-antigen ligase family protein, whose amino-acid sequence is MISINQNIVNIREKINFLLNYLIVFYAFIIPFEYTITKELVKVMFLLWILTFDYERLKLIIKVLKENRVFQSVLLLSSFILLSYLWSDSYPNTVYGDTNFFFKSFIYFYILPIIIIVSSLNTKYIPMIIYSFLISMFINEIISYGIFFEFWSTGIPKSSHFSPVPFQLSGSHITYSVYIAFAILLSIYKLKQIKNRYIYGVFIFFLITMSINLFISIGRTGQFALFLTLCSLLLIYYKHNIKKIILFVCSLLFIFVVAYYNINTFNIRINAGIKDVKNIIYNKEIKNSSVGNRLLSWNAYSYIYETKYLLYGVGMGNKEEYVKKRLLETNYPHKNIIDFWKFGRLHNMYLEILVSNGIIGLFLLVMLFYSIFKVDIKNKHIKYISYITSLVFTFVAIACDLFFFYEMMLLFGLFLSVVISQSNYEKKESHI
- a CDS encoding MBOAT family protein, yielding MLFNSYEFIFVFMPITFFVYYFLLSKRLVVGAKGFLVFASLFFYSWWNPIYLPLILSSMLFNYVIGNSLNENFKKIKITKKTLLTIGVIANLALLGYFKYADFFINNINMVTNGSVELLHLALPLAISFFTFQQIAYLVDSYRGETSEYDFLNYALFVTFFPQLIAGPIVHHKEMMPQFASRWNLVKNYKHIAMGLFIFSIGLFKKVIIADQFAIWATAGFDNAVTLELFEAWATSLSYTFQLYFDFSGYCDMAVGAALLFNIKLPINFNSPYKSLDIQDFWRRWHVTLGRFMRDYIYIPLGGNRKGNIRGYTNLFTVAVVSGFWHGAGWTFIAWGALHGIALVTHRIWKDFGFNMNKYLAWFITFNFINITWVFFRALSWEDAVKVLKGMVGLNGIVMSDKYAQKLEFLKEHGVEFGQWLIHIDGNKSFTWIAVAFIITVFMKNAMQLKDTFKPNIWYLIYSVILICYTVSNMNKLSEFLYFNF